One Deltaproteobacteria bacterium DNA segment encodes these proteins:
- a CDS encoding sulfurtransferase, with protein sequence MRWKQFFTPVQSMKADEAREYLADKTLQEVTILDVRQPGEYEEGHIPGAKLVPMPVLTDRLDEIDPSKPVLVYCAIGGRSRVAAQTLAGKGHDQVINLAGGFKAWTGQAAFGGEEQGVDLFSELTSVEQILAMAYSLEDGLRDFYLKMLDRVSDEKVKSLFKLLVDIEIKHKDRLFEEYTRLTGKDDRGAFECLFVSRAMEGGLTTEEYLDRFKPDLDSPVEVISLAMSIEAQALDLYTRAGAGARNTENRAIFEQIAAEEKSHLAKLGQLLDEITA encoded by the coding sequence ATGCGCTGGAAACAGTTTTTCACCCCGGTTCAGTCCATGAAGGCCGACGAGGCGCGGGAATATCTAGCTGACAAAACCTTGCAGGAAGTGACCATTCTCGACGTGCGCCAGCCCGGTGAATACGAGGAAGGACACATCCCCGGCGCCAAGCTGGTGCCCATGCCCGTGCTGACCGACAGGCTGGACGAGATCGACCCGTCCAAGCCGGTATTGGTTTATTGCGCCATTGGCGGTCGCAGCCGGGTGGCGGCCCAGACCCTGGCTGGCAAGGGCCATGATCAGGTCATCAACCTCGCGGGCGGCTTTAAGGCCTGGACGGGTCAGGCCGCGTTCGGGGGCGAGGAGCAGGGCGTGGATCTTTTTTCCGAACTGACCAGCGTCGAGCAGATTCTGGCCATGGCCTATTCCCTGGAGGACGGGCTGCGGGATTTTTATCTGAAGATGCTGGACCGGGTTTCGGACGAGAAGGTCAAGAGCCTGTTCAAGCTCCTGGTCGACATCGAAATCAAGCACAAGGACCGCCTCTTCGAGGAATACACCCGCCTGACCGGCAAGGACGATCGGGGTGCCTTCGAGTGTCTTTTCGTCTCCAGGGCCATGGAAGGCGGCCTGACCACCGAGGAGTATCTGGACCGGTTCAAGCCCGATCTGGACAGCCCGGTCGAGGTCATTTCCCTGGCCATGTCCATCGAGGCCCAGGCCCTGGATTTGTACACACGCGCCGGTGCCGGGGCCCGGAACACGGAAAACCGGGCCATCTTCGAGCAGATCGCGGCCGAGGAAAAGTCCCACTTGGCCAAGCTCGGGCAACTATTGGATGAAATCACGGCCTAG